From Coffea arabica cultivar ET-39 chromosome 9c, Coffea Arabica ET-39 HiFi, whole genome shotgun sequence, one genomic window encodes:
- the LOC113707696 gene encoding chromatin remodeling protein EBS-like, with the protein MAKTRPGKRDLDSYTIKGTNKVVRAADCVLMRPSEIDKAPYVARVEKIEADNRSNCKVRVRWYYRPEESLGGRRQFHGAKELFLSDHLDVQSADTIEGKCIVHTFKNYTKLENVTPEDYYCRFEYKAATGAFLPDRIAVYCKCEMPYNPDDLMVQCDGCKDWFHPDCVGMSIEQAKQLDMFVCSDCAPADVKKPQTKLTESPIMNGKVERKRRKK; encoded by the exons ATGGCCAAAACCAGACCTGGCAAGCGGGACTTGGACTCATACACAATCAAGGGCACCAACAAAGTTGTCagag CTGCGGATTGTGTGTTGATGCGCCCATCAGAAATTGATAAGGCCCCGTACGTGGCACGTGTTGAGAAGATTGAGGCTGATAATCGAAGCAACTGCAAGGTCCGAGTAAGGTGGTATTATAGGCCAGAGGAGTCACTTGGAGGGCGGAGGCAGTTCCATGGAGCAAAGGAGTTATTCTTGTCAGACCATTTGGATGTTCAGAGTGCCGATACTATTGAAGGGAAGTGCATTGTCCAtactttcaaaaattatacCAAACTTGAAAATGTAACGCCTGAAGATTACTATTGCCGATTCGAGTATAAAGCTGCTACTGGTGCTTTTCTTCCTGACCGTATTGCAGT GTACTGCAAATGCGAGATGCCATATAACCCTGATGATCTGATGGTGCAATGCGATGGGTGCAAAGACTG gttTCATCCTGATTGTGTTGGGATGAGCATTGAACAGGCAAAGCAATTGGATATGTTTGTTTGTTCTGATTGTGCACCTGCTGATGTGAAAAAGCCTCAGACCAAATTAACTGAGTCTCCAATAATGAATGGAAAG GT
- the LOC113709113 gene encoding chromatin remodeling protein EBS: MAKTRPGKRDLDSYTIKGTNKVVRAGDCVLMRPSESDTAPYVARVEKIEADNRSNCKVRVRWYYRPEESLGGRRQFHGAKELFLSDHLDVQSADTIEGKCIVHTFKNYTKLENVRPEDYYCRFEYKAATGAFLPDRVAVYCKCEMPYNPDDLMVQCDGCKDWYHPACSGMSIEQAKQLDLFVCSDCASVDVKKPPTKLTESPVMNGKLETKRQKK, translated from the exons ATGGCCAAAACCAGACCTGGCAAGCGGGACCTGGACTCGTACACAATCAAGGGCACCAACAAAGTTGTCAGAG CTGGGGATTGTGTGTTGATGCGCCCATCGGAAAGTGATACGGCCCCCTATGTGGCACGTGTTGAGAAGATTGAGGCTGATAATCGAAGCAATTGCAAGGTTCGAGTAAGGTGGTATTATAGGCCAGAGGAGTCACTTGGGGGGCGGAGGCAGTTCCATGGAGCAAAGGAGTTGTTCCTGTCAGACCATTTGGATGTTCAGAGTGCTGATACTATTGAAGGGAAGTGCATCGTCCATACTTTCAAGAATTATACCAAACTTGAAAATGTAAGGCCTGAGGATTATTATTGCCGATTTGAGTATAAAGCTGCTACTGGTGCTTTTCTTCCGGACCGTGTTGCAGT GTACTGCAAATGTGAGATGCCATATAACCCTGATGATTTAATGGTGCAATGTGATGGGTGCAAAGACTG GTATCATCCTGCTTGTTCTGGGATGAGTATTGAACAGGCGAAGCAATTGGACCTGTTTGTTTGTTCTGATTGTGCATCTGTTGATGTGAAAAAGCCTCCGACCAAATTAACTGAATCTCCAGTAATGAATGGAAAG TTGGAAACAAAGCGGCAGAAGAAGTAA
- the LOC113708857 gene encoding homeobox protein knotted-1-like LET6 isoform X3: MEGSSSTSCLMMAFGGDNSSGALGGPTSPMMMMMMPPQMTSSTHLNAETNTLYLPLPHAHPSDTQDHPNNRRTAATSASSMMQLDDENHNNSHHNLSSSTTGGGSFFVDHSNNDIGGSYSSSPPPSVKAKIMAHPHYHRLLAAYINCQKIGAPPEVVARLEEVCTSAASLSRNNTSCIGEDPALDQFMEAYCEMLTKYEEELSKPFKEAMLFLSRVECQFKALTLASSDSACGEAMDRNGSSEEEVDVNNSFIDPQAEDRELKGQLLRKYSGYLGSLKQEFMKKRKKGKLPKEARQQLLDWWSRHYKWPYPSESQKLALAESTGLDQKQINNWFINQRKRHWKPSEDMQLVVMDATHPHYYMDNVLGNPFPMDISPALL, encoded by the exons atggagggcTCAAGTTCAACTTCATGCTTGATGATGGCTTTTGGGGGGGACAACAGTAGTGGTGCTTTAGGAGGTCCTACAAGTcctatgatgatgatgatgatgcctCCTCAGATGACTTCTTCTACCCACCTTAATGCAGAGACCAATACCCTATATCTTCCTCTACCTCATGCTCATCCCAGCGACACCCAAGACCACCCCAATAATCGTCGCACTGCAGCTACTTCTGCTTCTTCTATGATGCAGCTGGATGATGAAAACCACAACAACAGTCATCATAACTTGAGCAGCAGCACCACTGGCGGTGGCAGTTTTTTCGTGGATCACAGTAACAATGATATCGGTGGAAGCTATTCTTCGTCTCCTCCTCCATCTGTCAAGGCTAAGATCATGGCTCATCCTCACTACCATCGTCTCTTGGCTGCCTATATCAATTGCCAAAAG ATAGGAGCACCTCCTGAAGTGGTGGCAAGGCTAGAGGAAGTCTGCACTTCTGCTGCAAGTCTTAGCCGTAACAACACAAGCTGTATTGGTGAAGATCCGGCACTTGATCAATTTATGGAAGCCTATTGTGAAATGCTGACTAAATACGAAGAGGAACTCTCGAAACCCTTCAAGGAAGCCATGCTTTTCTTGTCAAGAGTCGAGTGCCAGTTCAAAGCTCTCACTCTTGCTTCTTCAGATTCTG CTTGTGGAGAGGCTATGGACAGGAATGGATCCTCTGAAGAGGAGGTTGATGTGAACAACAGCTTCATTGACCCTCAAGCAGAAGATCGGGAGCTTAAAGGTCAGCTTTTGCGCAAGTACAGTGGATATTTGGGCAGCCTGAAGCAGGAATtcatgaagaaaagaaagaaaggaaagctgcCAAAGGAAGCCAGGCAACAGTTGTTGGACTGGTGGAGCAGGCATTACAAATGGCCATACCCATCG GAATCACAGAAGCTGGCGCTTGCTGAATCAACAGGTCTAGACCAGAAGCAAATTAATAATTGGTTCATCAATCAAAGGAAGCGGCACTGGAAGCCTTCAGAGGATATGCAACTTGTGGTGATGGATGCCACACATCCCCACTATTATATGGACAATGTTTTGGGTAATCCCTTTCCAATGGACATCTCGCCtgcactgctctaa
- the LOC113708857 gene encoding homeobox protein knotted-1-like LET6 isoform X2 — translation MEGSSSTSCLMMAFGGDNSSGALGGPTSPMMMMMMPPQMTSSTHLNAETNTLYLPLPHAHPSDTQDHPNNRRTAATSASSMMQLDDENHNNSHHNLSSSTTGGGSFFVDHSNNDIGGSYSSSPPPSVKAKIMAHPHYHRLLAAYINCQKIGAPPEVVARLEEVCTSAASLSRNNTSCIGEDPALDQFMEAYCEMLTKYEEELSKPFKEAMLFLSRVECQFKALTLASSDSAACGEAMDRNGSSEEEVDVNNSFIDPQAEDRELKGQLLRKYSGYLGSLKQEFMKKRKKGKLPKEARQQLLDWWSRHYKWPYPSESQKLALAESTGLDQKQINNWFINQRKRHWKPSEDMQLVVMDATHPHYYMDNVLGNPFPMDISPALL, via the exons atggagggcTCAAGTTCAACTTCATGCTTGATGATGGCTTTTGGGGGGGACAACAGTAGTGGTGCTTTAGGAGGTCCTACAAGTcctatgatgatgatgatgatgcctCCTCAGATGACTTCTTCTACCCACCTTAATGCAGAGACCAATACCCTATATCTTCCTCTACCTCATGCTCATCCCAGCGACACCCAAGACCACCCCAATAATCGTCGCACTGCAGCTACTTCTGCTTCTTCTATGATGCAGCTGGATGATGAAAACCACAACAACAGTCATCATAACTTGAGCAGCAGCACCACTGGCGGTGGCAGTTTTTTCGTGGATCACAGTAACAATGATATCGGTGGAAGCTATTCTTCGTCTCCTCCTCCATCTGTCAAGGCTAAGATCATGGCTCATCCTCACTACCATCGTCTCTTGGCTGCCTATATCAATTGCCAAAAG ATAGGAGCACCTCCTGAAGTGGTGGCAAGGCTAGAGGAAGTCTGCACTTCTGCTGCAAGTCTTAGCCGTAACAACACAAGCTGTATTGGTGAAGATCCGGCACTTGATCAATTTATGGAAGCCTATTGTGAAATGCTGACTAAATACGAAGAGGAACTCTCGAAACCCTTCAAGGAAGCCATGCTTTTCTTGTCAAGAGTCGAGTGCCAGTTCAAAGCTCTCACTCTTGCTTCTTCAGATTCTG CAGCTTGTGGAGAGGCTATGGACAGGAATGGATCCTCTGAAGAGGAGGTTGATGTGAACAACAGCTTCATTGACCCTCAAGCAGAAGATCGGGAGCTTAAAGGTCAGCTTTTGCGCAAGTACAGTGGATATTTGGGCAGCCTGAAGCAGGAATtcatgaagaaaagaaagaaaggaaagctgcCAAAGGAAGCCAGGCAACAGTTGTTGGACTGGTGGAGCAGGCATTACAAATGGCCATACCCATCG GAATCACAGAAGCTGGCGCTTGCTGAATCAACAGGTCTAGACCAGAAGCAAATTAATAATTGGTTCATCAATCAAAGGAAGCGGCACTGGAAGCCTTCAGAGGATATGCAACTTGTGGTGATGGATGCCACACATCCCCACTATTATATGGACAATGTTTTGGGTAATCCCTTTCCAATGGACATCTCGCCtgcactgctctaa
- the LOC113708857 gene encoding homeobox protein knotted-1-like LET6 isoform X1 yields the protein MEGSSSTSCLMMAFGGDNSSGALGGPTSPMMMMMMPPQMTSSTHLNAETNTLYLPLPHAHPSDTQDHPNNRRTAATSASSMMQLDDENHNNSHHNLSSSTTGGGSFFVDHSNNDIGGSYSSSPPPSVKAKIMAHPHYHRLLAAYINCQKIGAPPEVVARLEEVCTSAASLSRNNTSCIGEDPALDQFMEAYCEMLTKYEEELSKPFKEAMLFLSRVECQFKALTLASSDSDAHENTLEILAACGEAMDRNGSSEEEVDVNNSFIDPQAEDRELKGQLLRKYSGYLGSLKQEFMKKRKKGKLPKEARQQLLDWWSRHYKWPYPSESQKLALAESTGLDQKQINNWFINQRKRHWKPSEDMQLVVMDATHPHYYMDNVLGNPFPMDISPALL from the exons atggagggcTCAAGTTCAACTTCATGCTTGATGATGGCTTTTGGGGGGGACAACAGTAGTGGTGCTTTAGGAGGTCCTACAAGTcctatgatgatgatgatgatgcctCCTCAGATGACTTCTTCTACCCACCTTAATGCAGAGACCAATACCCTATATCTTCCTCTACCTCATGCTCATCCCAGCGACACCCAAGACCACCCCAATAATCGTCGCACTGCAGCTACTTCTGCTTCTTCTATGATGCAGCTGGATGATGAAAACCACAACAACAGTCATCATAACTTGAGCAGCAGCACCACTGGCGGTGGCAGTTTTTTCGTGGATCACAGTAACAATGATATCGGTGGAAGCTATTCTTCGTCTCCTCCTCCATCTGTCAAGGCTAAGATCATGGCTCATCCTCACTACCATCGTCTCTTGGCTGCCTATATCAATTGCCAAAAG ATAGGAGCACCTCCTGAAGTGGTGGCAAGGCTAGAGGAAGTCTGCACTTCTGCTGCAAGTCTTAGCCGTAACAACACAAGCTGTATTGGTGAAGATCCGGCACTTGATCAATTTATGGAAGCCTATTGTGAAATGCTGACTAAATACGAAGAGGAACTCTCGAAACCCTTCAAGGAAGCCATGCTTTTCTTGTCAAGAGTCGAGTGCCAGTTCAAAGCTCTCACTCTTGCTTCTTCAGATTCTG ATGCTCATGAGAACACTCTTGAAATACTAGCAGCTTGTGGAGAGGCTATGGACAGGAATGGATCCTCTGAAGAGGAGGTTGATGTGAACAACAGCTTCATTGACCCTCAAGCAGAAGATCGGGAGCTTAAAGGTCAGCTTTTGCGCAAGTACAGTGGATATTTGGGCAGCCTGAAGCAGGAATtcatgaagaaaagaaagaaaggaaagctgcCAAAGGAAGCCAGGCAACAGTTGTTGGACTGGTGGAGCAGGCATTACAAATGGCCATACCCATCG GAATCACAGAAGCTGGCGCTTGCTGAATCAACAGGTCTAGACCAGAAGCAAATTAATAATTGGTTCATCAATCAAAGGAAGCGGCACTGGAAGCCTTCAGAGGATATGCAACTTGTGGTGATGGATGCCACACATCCCCACTATTATATGGACAATGTTTTGGGTAATCCCTTTCCAATGGACATCTCGCCtgcactgctctaa